The following proteins are encoded in a genomic region of Rhinoraja longicauda isolate Sanriku21f chromosome 14, sRhiLon1.1, whole genome shotgun sequence:
- the LOC144599990 gene encoding S-phase kinase-associated protein 1-like codes for MPFIKFQSSDGEIFEVDVEIARQIVTIKTMLEDLGMDDESDEDPVQLPNVNAAILKKVIHWCTHHKDDPPNRMIPVWDQEYLKVDQATLFELILAANYLNIKGLLDVTCKTVANMIKGKTPEEIRKTFNIKNDFTEEEEVQNPSQ; via the exons ATGCCTTTCATTAAGTTCCAGAGCTCTGATGGAGAAATATTTGAAGTTGATGTGGAGATAGCAAGGCAGATTGTAACGATCAAAACTATGTTGGAAG ATTTGGGGATGGACGATGAAAGTGATGAAGATCCAGTACAACTTCCAAATGTTAATGCTGCAATCCTTAAAAAG GTGATTCACTGGTGCACTCACCACAAAGATGATCCACCCAACAGGATGATCCCTGTGTGGGATCAAGAGTACCTCAAAGTAGACCAAGCAACACTCTTTGAACTAATTCTG GCTGCAAACTATTTGAACATCAAAGGCCTGCTTGATGTGACTTGCAAAACTGTAGCAAACATGATCAAAGGGAAAACTCCAGAAGAGATTCGCAAGACTTTCAACATCAAAAATGACTTTACTGAGGAAGAGGAAGTTCAG